ATATAAAAGTACGATAATTGTATGATTAATTTTACGTAATTTTTTTATGGCTATAATACTTGTTCAAAATCCGCTATATATTtcaggttatatatatatatgcacgattcaaaaacaaatatctcCACCCTCCCTCGTCTTCGGAGGTATATTGATAGAACAGCTAAAGCCTCCCTGCATGTAGTCCAACCTTTTGAAGGTTTGACCCTGCAATCTCGCATCGAAATTAAGATCAAACAGATCAGTAAATAATTGCAtgcattatatgttttttaaataaaaaatcaaaagcaaaCTGTCATGTCTCTTTTCTTATACCAGCTACATGTATTATCCTGATTAATTTATGGGAAGAAAGCTGGACTAATGGTATATATGGTGCGTACGTAAGAGTTGAAATTTTCTCAACTTCATTAATATATTGCTGCTTTGATTCCAGTATATATATCTCGCCAAAGGAAgaagatatatattaatttgaaaagcataattaaattataaaatacgtAAACCCATAGATGATAATTGAACTGATAGATCATCATGAAAGTTGAACCTCGCCTCTCTTCTCATCACTTGGCCTATATGTATTGTTAGCAGTAGCTCACATCTCTTCTAACTGATTCATGACAACCTAAAGAGTCTTACTACGACTCAGAGAGCTAGAGAGATCTATCGCATCCAATCAGTGGAGGGGCCATGGCTAGTAAGAAGAGCTTCATCCTCCAAGTCCTCCATGGGTCATGGCTCATGGTTTTCGCGTCTCTCATCATTATGTCCACCGCCGGCACACCCTATGCATTCGGACTGTATTCCAGTGTCGTAAAGTTGGTGCTCGGCTACGACCAGACTACACTCAATTTGATCAGCTTCTTTAAGGACGTTGGTACCAACGTCGGCGTCCCGTCCGGCCTCCTTGCCGAGGTCACTCCTCCGTGGTTTGTTTTGTCAGCCGGAGCATTCATGAACTTGTTCGGGTACTTAATGATATGGCTGGCCGTGACCCAAAAAATGGCGAAGCCCAAAGTATGGATGATGTGCTTGTACATCTGCCTCGGTGCTAATTCAACGGCTTTTGCTAACACCGGAGCAATGGTCACCTGCATCAAGAACTTCCCTGAAAGCCGAGGTGTCGTGCTAGGGCTTCTAAAGGGATATGTCGGCCTCAGTGGTGCTATACTAACACAGCTATATCATGCTTTCTACTATAAGGACTCCAAGTCTTTGATTTTGCTGGTAGGGTGGCTTCCGGCAGCCATAAATTTGGCTTTTGCACCTTTTATTCGGCTCATGAAGGTCACTCGTCAGCCAAACGAGCTCCAAGTGTTCTATAATTTCCTTTATATTACATTTGGCCTTTCTGGGTTTCTGTTGGTTATGATTGTAGTAGAGCAAAAGGTTGCGTTCACGAAAAGCGAGTATGGAGGTAGCGCAGCTGCAGTGCTTTGCCTGCTCTTTCTACCACTTGCTGTATCTATCAGGGAAGAGTATAGGCATTGGAAGAGCAAACAATTGGCATTAAAAGATGGTTCGCAGCTGAATGTAATCACTGATCAGACGCCGAACGTGCAAACTCCTTCATCTCTTCCACAAGCATCTCCTGCCTCACGAAATTTGCTCCTCGAACCAAGCACAGAAAAGCAAGT
Above is a genomic segment from Juglans microcarpa x Juglans regia isolate MS1-56 chromosome 1D, Jm3101_v1.0, whole genome shotgun sequence containing:
- the LOC121263543 gene encoding uncharacterized protein LOC121263543 → MASKKSFILQVLHGSWLMVFASLIIMSTAGTPYAFGLYSSVVKLVLGYDQTTLNLISFFKDVGTNVGVPSGLLAEVTPPWFVLSAGAFMNLFGYLMIWLAVTQKMAKPKVWMMCLYICLGANSTAFANTGAMVTCIKNFPESRGVVLGLLKGYVGLSGAILTQLYHAFYYKDSKSLILLVGWLPAAINLAFAPFIRLMKVTRQPNELQVFYNFLYITFGLSGFLLVMIVVEQKVAFTKSEYGGSAAAVLCLLFLPLAVSIREEYRHWKSKQLALKDGSQLNVITDQTPNVQTPSSLPQASPASRNLLLEPSTEKQVSCWTNIFSPPERGEDYTILQAVFSVDMLILFFAVITGVGGALTAIDNLGQMGTSLGYSRQSISTFVSLVSIWNYLGRVMAGLVSEILLKKYKFPRPLMLTLILLILCVGHLLVAFHHYGGLYVASVIIGFGFGAQWSIVFTTISEIFGLKYYSTLYNVGSAASPIGLYVLNVIVTGHLYDKEAKEQLAALGLTRKPGQALNCTGVECFKLSFLIITAVTFLGALVSIVLVIRTRKFYKSDIYRKFREEAKLAEKEMAFAGH